TGAGCTTTGCGTGCGTAAAGCGCTCGTAGTGGCCGAGGTCCAGGTCCGTCTCGGCACCATCGTCGGTTACGAACACCTCGCCGTGCTGAAAGGGCGACATGGTGCCGGGATCGACATTGAGGTAAGGGTCGAATTTCTGCAGCGTTACTTTAAGTCCGCGGCTTTCCAACAGCCCGCCAATTGAGGCAGCCGAGAGGCCCTTACCGAGCGACGACACAACACCGCCCGTTACAAAGATGTACTTTGGCGACATTCCGTCCTCATTAACAAGTTCTCGGTGGGATCGTGCGTGTAGGAGGGGTGCACGACCAATTATGACTAGAAATTTAGCTGGGCGCAAGGCCACTTCGCCACTTCTGTGCGATGGCCGGACAACCCGCATCTAAAATAGGCAGGAAGAGCAGGGCCTCTCATCTGCTATTTTCTTTTTGCTATGCGCAGGTTTCTCCAATTCGCACTGGCTCTGGCGCTGCTGTTGAGCAGCGTCCTGCTCTTGGCCGAGACCAGCAAACGCCTCGTCCTGAAGGACGGTTCGTACCAGCCGGTCAGCAAGTGGGAAGTGAAGGGCGAGCGTGTCCGCTACTTCAGCACGGAGCGCGCCGAGTGGGAGGAAGTCCCGGTCTCCCTGGTGGACTGGCCGGCTACGGAGAAGTGGAACTCGCAGCGCGCTGCGCTCAACGCCGATACGGCCGCCGCTACCGCAGAGGAAAAAGCAGAGCGAGAAGCCGAAGCTGCCAAGACTCCAACCATCGCTCCCGGCATAACACTGCCCGCTACCGGCGGTGTTTTCGTGCTGGACACCTACAGCGGACAGCAGCAGCTTTCAGAGCTGGTCCAGACCAGCGGAGCGATCAACAAGCAAACGGGCAAGAACATCCTCCGAGCTGCCATCAATCCTGTCGCTTCAGCCAAGCAAAGCATAGAGTTGAAGGGAGCGCGCGCGCGTGTGCAGGTTCACGTGCCGCAACCGGAAATCTATGTCGATATCGACACCGACACGCAGGCGCAACCGTTGGCGCTGACCGACCATTTTCGGCTGGTGCGCTTGGAGCAGAAGAAAGATATGCGCGTGCTCGGGAACGTGAAGATAGCCTTCTACGGCAAGGTGCGCCAGGAGCAAACTTTTATACCGACGCGCGCAGAGAAAGTCTCAGGCGACTGGGTGAAACTGCTTCCCACAAAGCCGCTCACGCTAGGAGAGTACGCCGTTGTCGAGATGCTTGGCGAAAAAGAAATGAACCTGTACGTATGGGATTTCGGCTTCAATCCTGCTGCGCCGGAGAATCCGAGCGCGTGGAAGCCTGAGCCTGCGAAGCAACGAACCTACGAATCTCCTGTCCTAATTCCGCAAAAGAAATAACTCGCACTTCGGCGCCGAGGTGGCGCTCGATCTTGCTTTTCTCCATCCTAACAATGCCTGATGTTGTTGCGCGATAGCTCTGCTCGGCTTCTAAGGAAGGCAGGAGTGATAACGATGAAAGGCTTCGCCGAAAAAGTTGCATTGATTACCGGCGGGAGCGCGGGAATTGGAAAAGCGGCGGCGCTGGCGTTTGCACGAGAAGGCGCAAAGGTCGTGCTGGCCGCTCGTCACGCAAGGCGAGGGAACGAGGTCGTGCGCGAGATTGAAGCTGCGGGCGGGCAGGCTTTGTTCGTGGCGTGCGATGTTTCGCGCGCTGATGAAGTTCGAGAGCTGGTGAGACGCACGGTGGGAAGCTATGGCCGCCTCGATTGCGCGTTCAACAATGCGGCTGCCATCGACGTAATCAAGATGCAGCGGACGGCGGACATCACAGAAGAGGACTTCGACCGCGAGATGGCGCTGAACATGAAGAGCGTCTGGCTCTGCATGAAGTTTGAACTCACGCAGATGCTGGCACAGACACCAACCGGCGGCGTCATCGTGAACACATCATCGGTAAATGGCCTGGGAGCGGCGTCGATGGCGGCACCATATTCGGCAGCGAAGTCAGCAATCCTGGCGCTGACAAAGGCGGCGGCGCAGGAATATGCGTCGGATGGCATCCGCGTGAATGCGCTGGTTCCGGGCGGATTCCGCACGCCTGGTTTGGAAGGCATGTTCGAACGGTTCTCCGGCGGGAATGCCGAAGCGATGCATGCGATCGAGCAACGTTACGCGGAGTTGAACCCGATGAAGAGACTTGGCGATGCGAGCGAAGCGGCAGAGGCTGTGCTGTGGCTATGCTCGGAAGGTGCATCGTATGTAACGGGGCACTCGCTGATTGTGGATGGTGGAATGACCGCTTGGGCGCGGTGAGCGCGGGAGAGGCACTTGCTTCCAGCTTAAACTCTAGGTGAGCATCCCTTGCTGGGCGACGGAAATATTGTCGCGAGTGCTGTTCTTGACTGCGTACATCATCTCGTCTGCCTGCTGGATGATTTCGTGCGCGGTCTTCGCGTCTTCCGGATAGGTGGCCACACCCATCGATGCGCGCACATTTAGATTGAGTCCGTCTTCTGCGAGGAAAAAAGTGTTGCGCAGCACGTCCCGCAGCCTGCGAGCGACAACGAGCGCGGATTCTTTTCCGGTCTGTGGCAGCAGTACGACGAATTCATCTCCGCCGTAACGGAAGGCATAGTCGATCAAGCGCAGATGCGACTTGATGGCGTACCCGATTTCGGCGAGCAACTTGCTACCGACGAGATGTCCGTGCGTGTCGTTGACCTGCTTGAAGCGATCGAGGTCGAGGAAGAGGATTGTGAACTCGTATCCGAAGCGAGCGGAACGGTAGACCTCGGACTCGAGGGTCTTATACAGATGGCGGGCATTGTAAAGCCCTGTGCAGTCGTCGGTGATGGTGAGTTCCTGAATCTTCTCAACCGATCGCGCGTTGTCGATGGCGATGGCGGCGTAGTCGGCGAGCGTCTGCAGGAGCAGGAGTTCGTTTTCGCCGAACCCCTTCATGTCCACATTGACCAGCTGAATGACGCCCAGGACACGGTGTTTGGAACTGAGCGGGATGCAGATGATGGAGCTCGTCTGCCACTTCGTCATCTCGTCGATGCGTTTGGCAAAACGCGGGTCGGTGTAGACATCCGGCACGATGACAGCCTCGTCGTGCTTGGCCACCCAGCCGGCAATGCCTTCGCCCATCTTCAGGCGTACGGTTTTGAGAGTATCGGAAGCGTCCCCGACGGCAATCGCGAAATACAATTCATCGCGTTCCTCGTCCACCATCAGCAGCGACCATGTGTCCGGCCGGAAGTACGCGGCCATCTTTTCCATGATCGTTTGCAGAATGGAGTCGAGATTCAACGACGAGGTGAGCGCCTTCGCGACGTCGTGGAATATCCCCAACTGTTGGACTTGCCGTTTGCTGGCGCCGTTCGACTCAGTCATTGCTCACAGTGTCCCATGTGCGCGTACAGTTAGGAGTGGTTCGAGAAGCCGTATTATAGGGCTCACTCCTTGTCGCGGCAACAAACGTTCGTAACGGCGATGCTATAGGAGGTGCCCGTCGAGCGTAACCTTAAACGGCTGATTACGTTGCTAGTTGCACTTGTTTTCGTTGACTTGGCTGCTGCGGAAACCTATGATGCGACTGGAATTCCCTTACTATAACGAATTGCAGGCTCGGCCTGGGGTTGGTGCCCGTGGGAACGTTTGGCGAAAAACTGCGGCGTGAACGAGAAATGCGTGCCATCACGCTGGATGAGATCGCCGAGGCGACCAAGATTGGAACGCGTTCGTTGAAGGCGCTGGAAGACGAACACTTCGACATCCTTCCGGGTGGAATTTTCAATCGCGGGTTCGTCCGCGCTTACGCGAAATACCTGGGGATTGACGAAGAGCAGGCGGTTTCCGATTACTTGAACGCGGCAGGTGAGCAGCAACCGGAAAAGGTTGTTTTGCCGAGTGAACCAATCACGGCGCAAGCCGAAGCCGTCAAGAGCCGGGAAGCCTTAGAGTCAGTTCGCGAAAAGGGATCGGCCGGAGCCTGGGTCGCCTTTGCGCTTTTTTTGCTGCTGATCACGGGTGGCAGCGCGGGTTGGAAGTATTACAAGCAGCGCCAGGACGCACCTAGACCGATTCCACAGCCGGAGGTGACGTCCACGCAGACAGCTACCCCGAGCGCGACTTCTGTCGCCACTGACCCGTCGGCGGTGGCACCGCAAGACGGCGCGATTGCAGGGCAATCTCCAGAGGGCGCGACGGGTTCTGTAGGCGAGCCTGCGCAAGGCACTGCCACAAATCCACTTACATCGCAACCTGCACCTGGCGCAACGCAAGCTGGCGCGAAAGATAAGGCGCCGATCGAGTTGCAGATCAGCGTAACGCAACCGACGTGGGTGTCGATCAAAGCAGATGGGCAAGCGGCGACGACGCAGACTCTGCGGGTTTCCGACCAGAAGCTCGTACTGGCGCAAGAGCGAGTCGTGGTTACCACGGGTAACGCTGTATTTGTGACCTGCAACGGGAAGTCGCTGGGTATGGTGGGCGAGAGTAACAGGCGCTCCGTGCTTCGCTTCACCTCTGAATGTGTTTTGCAGTAATGTGTGGTGCAGTAATGTTTGGCGCCATCATGATGGTGCAGTAAGAGCGGACAGTCCTACGGCTGCCATAATTTGCCGTTCAATGCAGCCTGCTGCCGTTCGAGCGTTTTCATTGCGGACGCCTGTAGTTCTCTGTAAACTTCCAGTGTTAAGTAGAACGACTGCAGCGGCTTGGCTGTGCCCCTCGCCAAATAGATCGAATGGGTACCCCACACGGGAACCCTACCGAGCGAAATTCGTTGGAATGGCTCCGAGCCCCGTACGTCCCGAATGAACTCCAAGGAGAAGCAACCTTGTCTCGCAACCCTTTTCTATTCACCTCCGAGTCGGTGACCGAAGGTCATCCGGACAAAATCGCCGACCAGATTTCTGATGCCATTCTCGACGCCTGCTTGCAGCAGGACGAGTACAGTCGTGTTGCTTGCGAAACTTTGACGGCAACCGGGTTGGTGGTGATCGCTGGCGAAATCACAACCAAGGCATACGTGGACTTCCAGTCGGTCGTGCGTGGCACGATCTCCGCAATTGGCTACGACAATGCTCTTTACGGCTTTGATTCGAATACCTGCGCCGTTATCTCCAGCATCAACAAACAGTCGGGCGATATCGCCATGGGCGTGGACACGGGTGGCGCGGGCGACCAGGGCATGATGTTCGGTTACGCCTGCGACGAGACAGAAGAACTGATGCCGATGCCGATCCACCTGGCCCACAGGCTGACGGAGCGCCTCTCAGAAGTTCGCAAGAACGGCACACTGCCTTACCTGCGTCCGGACGGAAAATCGCAGGTTACGGTGGAGTACGATGAAAACCTGAAGCCGGTCCGCGTGGATGCCGTTGTGATCTCGACGCAGCACGCAGAGACGGTTGGGAACGAACAACTGCGGGCGGATATCCTGAAGCACGTCATCCAGGCGGCAGTTCCGGCGAACCTGCTGGATGCGGACACGAAATACCACATCAATCCAACAGGCCGGTTCGTGATCGGCGGACCGATGGGCGACACCGGATTGACCGGTCGTAAGATCATCGTGGATACCTACGGCGGTTTGGGTCGTCACGGTGGCGGCGCTTTCAGCGGCAAGGACGCGACCAAAGTTGACCGTTCGGCTGCGTACATGGCGCGCTACATCGCGAAGAATATTGTTGCCGCCGGGCTGGCTGCACGCTGCGAAGTGCAGCTTGCTTATGCGATCGGCGTAGCGGAACCGGTCAGCGTCCTGGTGGATACGTTCGGTACGGGCAAAGTGGATCGCGAGACGTTGCAGGAACTCGTTCGCAAGAACTTCCAGTTGACCCCGAAGAGCATCATTGAGTCGCTGAAACTGCGTCGCCCGATCTTCAAGAAGACCGCGTCCTACGGTCACTTTGGCCGCAACGACAAGGACTTTACCTGGGAAAGCACCGATAAGGCCGCAGCGTTACGCGAGCAGGCTGGCATGGCGAAGGCTGTTTCGGCAAAGAAGTAAGTCAAGTCCGAACAGTGTAGGATTTCGATTATCGGTGGGGCTGAAAGGTCCCACCTTCTCTGTGTGCTGGGCAAAGTGGCAACCCCCGGTCTGGCGCGCACAACATCTTCTCGGCGATGTATCACCTCGCCCATCACATATCGCGCATTGCTCAAGAATTCACTTTGAACAGCACGGAAGCGCGCACACGGGAGAGTATGGCGACGACTGAAACGCAAGTGACTTCCGACGTAAAGAGTTTCGACCTGGCCGACCAAGGACGGAAACGCATCGACTGGGCGAACCAGTCAATGAAGGTTCTTCAAATCATCCGCAAGGAATTCATCAAGAACCAGCCACTGAAGGGGATTCGGATCTCGGCTTGCCTGCACGTAACGGCAGAGACGGCGAACCTGGCGATCACCCTGCGTGATGGCGGCGCGGACGTGGCGCTGTGCGCCTCTAACCCGCTCTCCACGCAGGACGATGTCGCGGCATGCCTGGTGCGCGACTTCA
This Clostridia bacterium DNA region includes the following protein-coding sequences:
- the metK gene encoding methionine adenosyltransferase, translated to MSRNPFLFTSESVTEGHPDKIADQISDAILDACLQQDEYSRVACETLTATGLVVIAGEITTKAYVDFQSVVRGTISAIGYDNALYGFDSNTCAVISSINKQSGDIAMGVDTGGAGDQGMMFGYACDETEELMPMPIHLAHRLTERLSEVRKNGTLPYLRPDGKSQVTVEYDENLKPVRVDAVVISTQHAETVGNEQLRADILKHVIQAAVPANLLDADTKYHINPTGRFVIGGPMGDTGLTGRKIIVDTYGGLGRHGGGAFSGKDATKVDRSAAYMARYIAKNIVAAGLAARCEVQLAYAIGVAEPVSVLVDTFGTGKVDRETLQELVRKNFQLTPKSIIESLKLRRPIFKKTASYGHFGRNDKDFTWESTDKAAALREQAGMAKAVSAKK
- a CDS encoding SDR family oxidoreductase, translating into MKGFAEKVALITGGSAGIGKAAALAFAREGAKVVLAARHARRGNEVVREIEAAGGQALFVACDVSRADEVRELVRRTVGSYGRLDCAFNNAAAIDVIKMQRTADITEEDFDREMALNMKSVWLCMKFELTQMLAQTPTGGVIVNTSSVNGLGAASMAAPYSAAKSAILALTKAAAQEYASDGIRVNALVPGGFRTPGLEGMFERFSGGNAEAMHAIEQRYAELNPMKRLGDASEAAEAVLWLCSEGASYVTGHSLIVDGGMTAWAR
- a CDS encoding RodZ domain-containing protein, producing the protein MGTFGEKLRREREMRAITLDEIAEATKIGTRSLKALEDEHFDILPGGIFNRGFVRAYAKYLGIDEEQAVSDYLNAAGEQQPEKVVLPSEPITAQAEAVKSREALESVREKGSAGAWVAFALFLLLITGGSAGWKYYKQRQDAPRPIPQPEVTSTQTATPSATSVATDPSAVAPQDGAIAGQSPEGATGSVGEPAQGTATNPLTSQPAPGATQAGAKDKAPIELQISVTQPTWVSIKADGQAATTQTLRVSDQKLVLAQERVVVTTGNAVFVTCNGKSLGMVGESNRRSVLRFTSECVLQ
- a CDS encoding sensor domain-containing diguanylate cyclase, whose amino-acid sequence is MTESNGASKRQVQQLGIFHDVAKALTSSLNLDSILQTIMEKMAAYFRPDTWSLLMVDEERDELYFAIAVGDASDTLKTVRLKMGEGIAGWVAKHDEAVIVPDVYTDPRFAKRIDEMTKWQTSSIICIPLSSKHRVLGVIQLVNVDMKGFGENELLLLQTLADYAAIAIDNARSVEKIQELTITDDCTGLYNARHLYKTLESEVYRSARFGYEFTILFLDLDRFKQVNDTHGHLVGSKLLAEIGYAIKSHLRLIDYAFRYGGDEFVVLLPQTGKESALVVARRLRDVLRNTFFLAEDGLNLNVRASMGVATYPEDAKTAHEIIQQADEMMYAVKNSTRDNISVAQQGMLT